The following coding sequences lie in one Onychomys torridus chromosome X, mOncTor1.1, whole genome shotgun sequence genomic window:
- the LOC118573844 gene encoding E3 ubiquitin-protein ligase XIAP yields MTFNSFEGSRTCVPADTNKDEEFVEEFTRLKTFATFPSSSPVSASTLARAGFLYTGEGDTVQCFSCHATVDRWQYGDSAVGRHRKISPNCRFINGFYFENSATQSTNPGIQNGQYKAENYVGNRSHLALNRPSETHADYLLRTGQVVDISDTIYPRNPAMCSEEARLKSFQNWPDYAHLTPRELASAGLYYTGIDDQVQCFCCGGKLKNWEPCDRAWSEHRRHFPNCFFVLGRNGNVRSESDVSSDRNFPNSTNSPRNPAMADYEARIITFGTWIYSVNKEQLARAGFYALGEGDKVKCFHCGGGLTDWKPSEDPWEQHAKWYPGCKYLLDEKGQEYINNIHLTHSLGESLVRTAEKTPSLTKKIDDAIFQNPMVQEAIRMGFSFRDIKRTMEEKIQTSGSSYLSLEVLIADLVSAQKDTAQDEASQTSLHKDISTEEQLRRLQEEKLCKICMDKNIAVVFVPCGHLVTCKQCAEAVDKCPMCYTIITFKQKIFMS; encoded by the exons ATGACTTTTAACAGTTTTGAAGGATCTAGAACTTGTGTGCCTGCAGACACCAATAAGGATGAAGAATTTGTAGAAGAGTTTACTAGATTAAAAACGTTTGCTACCTTTCCGAGTAGTAGTCCTGTCTCAGCATCAACATTGGCACGAGCAGGGTTTCTTTACACTGGTGAAGGGGACACTGTGCAGTGCTTTAGTTGTCACGCGACAGTAGATAGATGGCAGTATGGAGACTCAGCTGTTGGAAGACACAGGAAAATATCCCCAAATTGCAGATTTATcaatggtttttattttgaaaacagtgCCACACAGTCTACAAATCCTGGTATCCAAAATGGCCAGTACAAAGCTGAAAACTATGTGGGAAACAGAAGTCATCTTGCTCTTAACAGGCCATCTGAGACTCATGCAGATTATCTTCTGAGAACTGGACAGGTTGTAGATATTTCAGAtaccatatacccaaggaacccTGCCATGTGTAGTGAAGAAGCCAGACTGAAGTCATTTCAGAACTGGCCAGACTATGCCCATTTAACCCCCAGAGAGTTAGCTAGTGCTGGCCTCTACTACACAGGGATTGATGATCAAGTGCAGTGTTTTTGTTGTGGTGGAAAACTGAAAAATTGGGAACCCTGTGATCGTGCCTGGTCAGAACACAGGAGACACTTTCCTAATTGCTTCTTTGTTTTGGGCCGGAATGGTAATGTTCGAAGTGAATCTGATGTGAGTTCTGATAGGAATTTCCCAAATTCAACAAATTCTCCAAGAAATCCAGCCATGGCAGATTATGAAGCACGGATCATTACTTTTGGAACCTGGATATACTCAGTTAACAAGGAGCAGCTTGCAAGAGCTGGATTTTATGCTTTAG GTGAAGGTGATAAAGTGAAGTGCtttcactgtggaggagggctcaCAGATTGGAAGCCAAGTGAAGACCCTTGGGAACAGCATGCTAAGTGGTATCCAGG gTGTAAATATCTGTTGGATGAGAAGGGgcaagaatatataaataatattcatTTAACCCATTCACTTGGGGAATCTTTG GTAAGAACTGCGGAAAAAACACCTTCACTAACTAAAAAAATTG ATGATGCCATCTTCCAGAATCCTATGGTACAAGAAGCTATACGAATGGGATTTAGTTTCCGGGACATTAAGAgaacaatggaagaaaaaatCCAAACGTCTGGGAGCAGCTATCTGTCACTTGAGGTTCTGATTGCAGATCTAGTGAGTGCTCAGAAAGATACTGCACAGGATGAGGCAAGCCAGACCTCATTGCACAAAG ACATTAGTACTGAAGAGCAGCTAAGACGCCTGCAAGAAGAGAAGCTTTGCAAAATCTGCATGGATAAAAATATTGCTGTAGTTTTTGTTCCTTGCGGACATCTGGTCACTTGTAAACAATGTGCCGAAGCAGTTGACAAATGTCCCATGTGCTACACAATCATTACGTTCAAGCAAAAAATTTTTATGTCTTAA